A genomic window from Salvia hispanica cultivar TCC Black 2014 chromosome 5, UniMelb_Shisp_WGS_1.0, whole genome shotgun sequence includes:
- the LOC125188972 gene encoding plasma membrane ATPase 4, with translation MGGDKAISLEEIKNETVDLEKVPIEEVFEQLKCTREGLSSDEGANRLQIFGPNKLEEKKESKFLKFLGFMWNPLSWVMEAAAIMAIALANGGGKPPDWQDFVGIVCLLVINSTISFIEENNAGNAAAALMAGLAPKTKVLRDGRWSEQEAAILVPGDIISIKLGDIVPADARLLEGDPLKIDQSALTGESLPVTKNAYDEVFSGSTCKQGELEAVVIATGVHTFFGKAAHLVDSTNQVGHFQKVLTAIGNFCICSIAVGMAAEIIVMYPIQHRPYRSGIDNLLVLLIGGIPIAMPTVLSVTMAIGSHRLSQQGAITKRMTAIEEMAGMDVLCSDKTGTLTLNKLTVDKSLIEVFAKGVDPEHVLLLAARASRTENQDAIDAAIVGTLADPKEARAGIKEVHFLPFNPVDKRTALTYIDSDGNWHRASKGAPEQILTLCNCREDLKKKVHSVIDKFAERGLRSLAVARQEVPEKSKDSPGGPWQFIGLLSLFDPPRHDSAETIRRALNLGVNVKMITGDQLAIGKETGRRLGMGVNMYPSASLLGNHKDESIAGLPVEELIEKADGFAGVFPEHKYEIVKKLQERKHIVGMTGDGVNDAPALKKADIGIAVADATDAARSASDIVLTEPGLSVIISAVLTSRAIFQRMKNYTIYAVSITIRIVFGFMFIALIWKFDFSPFMVLIIAILNDGTIMTISKDRVKPSPLPDSWKLKEIFATGIVLGGYLALMTVIFFWLIHETDFFPDKFGVRTIRDNEDEMMAALYLQVSIVSQALIFVTRSRSWSFVERPGFLLLIAFAIAQLIATLIAVYANWAFARIHGCGWGWAGVIWIYSIVFYLPLDLMKFAIRYILSGKAWQNLYDNKTAFTTKKDYGKEEREAQWAHAQRTLHGLQTPVADTVFNEKSSYRELSEIAEQAKRRAEIARLRELHTLKGHVESVVKLKGLDIETIQQHYTV, from the exons atgggtggcgataaagCAATCAGTCTTGAAGAGATCAAGAATGAGACTGTTGATCTG GAAAAAGTCCCCATTGAGGAAGTCTTTGAGCAACTGAAATGCACCAGAGAGGGACTTAGTTCCGATGAGGGGGCCAACAGACttcaaattttcggccccAATAAGTTGGAAGAGAAGAAG GAAAGCAAATTTCTCAAGTTCCTTGGTTTCATGTGGAATCCACTCTCATGGGTCATGGAGGCGGCAGCGATTATGGCCATTGCTTTGGCCAATGGAGGCGGAAAGCCCCCGGATTGGCAGGATTTCGTTGGTATTGTTTGCCTGCTTGTTATCAACTCTACTATAAGTTTCATCGAAGAGAACAATGCCGGAAATGCTGCTGCTGCCCTTATGGCTGGTCTTGCTCCTAAAACAAAG GTTCTCAGGGACGGTCGATGGAGTGAGCAGGAAGCTGCGATTCTCGTACCTGGAGACATTATCAGCATTAAGCTTGGCGACATTGTCCCTGCTGATGCTCGTCTTCTTGAGGGCGATCCTTTAAAGATTGACCAGTCTGCCCTTACCGGAGAATCCTTGCCCGTGACCAAGAATGCGTACGATGAAGTTTTCTCTGGCTCGACTTGCAAACAAGGTGAACTAGAAGCAGTAGTCATCGCAACCGGCGTCCACACTTTCTTTGGAAAGGCTGCACATCTAGTGGACAGCACCAACCAGGTGGGACACTTCCAGAAAGTGCTCACTGCGATCGGTAACTTCTGCATCTGCTCCATCGCCGTTGGTATGGCAGCTGAGATAATAGTGATGTACCCAATTCAGCACAGGCCATACAGAAGTGGAATAGATAACCTCCTTGTTCTTTTGATCGGAGGCATTCCCATTGCTATGCCGACAGTCTTGTCTGTCACCATGGCTATTGGATCCCACCGGCTATCACAGCAGGGAGCCATCACCAAGAGAATGACTGCTATTGAGGAAATGGCTGGAATGGATGTCTTGTGTAGTGATAAGACTGGAACTTTGACCCTAAACAAGTTGACTGTCGATAAATCCTTGATCGAGGTCTTTGCAAAGGGCGTGGATCCCGAGCACGTGCTACTCCTTGCTGCAAGGGCATCTAGAACCGAAAACCAAGATGCTATTGATGCTGCCATTGTTGGTACCCTCGCTGATCCAAAAGAG GCAAGAGCCGGTATCAAAGAGGTTCACTTCTTGCCTTTCAACCCTGTCGATAAAAGGACTGCTTTGACTTACATCGACTCCGATGGGAACTGGCACAGAGCTAGCAAGGGAGCCCCCGAACAG ATTTTGACTCTATGTAACTGCAGAGAAGACTTAAAGAAAAAAGTCCACAGTGTTATTGATAAATTCGCTGAGCGTGGGCTTCGTTCTTTGGCTGTCGCCAGACAG GAGGTTCCGGAAAAATCCAAGGATTCCCCTGGTGGACCATGGCAGTTTATTGGGCTCTTATCGCTTTTTGATCCTCCGAGACATGACAGTGCTGAGACCATCCGTAGAGCTCTGAACCTCGGTGTCAATGTCAAAATGATTACTG GTGATCAACTTGCCATTGGTAAGGAGACTGGCCGTAGGCTCGGTATGGGAGTAAATATGTACCCTTCTGCTTCTTTACTCGGTAACCACAAGGATGAGTCGATAGCCGGCCTACCTGTTGAAGAATTGATTGAGAAGGCAGATGGTTTTGCTGGGGTGTTTCCAG AGCACAAATACGAAATCGTGAAAAAACTGCAGGAGAGGAAGCACATTGTTGGAATGACAGGTGATGGTGTCAACGATGCCCCTGCTCTTAAAAAGGCAGATATCGGGATTGCTGTTGCTGACGCTACTGATGCTGCAAGAAGCGCATCTGACATTGTACTAACTGAACCCGGACTGAGTGTTATCATTAGTGCAGTGCTGACCAGCAGAGCTATTTTCCAGAGAATGAAGAACTATACA ATATATGCAGTGTCCATCACTATCCGTATTGTG TTCGGCTTCATGTTCATTGCATTGATTTGGAAGTTTGATTTCTCCCCCTTTATGGTTTTGATCATTGCCATTTTGAATGATG GTACAATTATGACCATCTCTAAGGATAGAGTGAAGCCATCTCCATTGCCTGATAGCTGGAAGTTGAAAGAGATTTTCGCCACTGGCATCGTTCTTGGAGGCTATCTTGCTCTAATGACCGTCATTTTCTTCTGGCTGATCCACGAAACCGACTTCTTCCCT GACAAATTCGGAGTTAGAACTATCAGAGATAACGAGGATGAAATGATGGCTGCTCTATACTTGCAAGTGAGTATTGTTAGCCAAGCCCTTATCTTCGTGACCAGATCTCGCAGCTGGTCATTCGTGGAACGCCCTGGATTTCTGCTCTTGATTGCTTTCGCGATTGCTCAACTG ATTGCAACTCTGATAGCTGTGTATGCCAACTGGGCTTTTGCAAGAATTCATGGCTGTGGTTGGGGATGGGCTGGTGTTATCTGGATTTACAGCATCGTCTTTTATCTGCCCCTTGACTTGATGAAGTTCGCCATCCGTTACATCTTGAGTGGAAAGGCGTGGCAAAACCTGTATGACAACAAG ACTGCTTTCACAACCAAGAAAGACTAtggaaaagaagagagagaagctcAATGGGCTCATGCTCAGAGGACTCTGCATGGACTTCAAACACCAGTAGCTGACACCGTCTTCAACGAGAAGAGCAGCTATCGCGAGTTGTCAGAAATTGCAGAACAGGCTAAAAGGAGAGCTGAGATCGCAAG GCTACGCGAGCTGCACACGCTCAAGGGGCATGTTGAGTCTGTTGTGAAGCTAAAGGGGCTCGACATTGAGACAATCCAACAACATTACACCGTCTAA